From Rhizobium tumorigenes, the proteins below share one genomic window:
- a CDS encoding FAD-dependent oxidoreductase has translation MLPVLTPLQMETAKRFSLGEPTRFAPGEQVFSVGDHNVPAWLVLDGAIETFRHDGLTRRAQFTTHRTGQMSGEVSQLSGRPILVDGKAGADGCTAVAFDGPHLRALVIGSADIGELIMRAFILRRVALISAGGSGSVLVGTPGQPSLTRLEGFLSRVAFPYVTLDATLDTEGRALVERLGILASELPLMVCPNGTVLKNPTDGDAALCLGITPDLKEDMVYDVAIVGAGPAGLAASVYAASEGLSVIVLDERAAGGQAGASARIENYLGFPTGISGFALAGRAFNQALKFGVEIAFPLQVADLIPKSGPGALHALTLTDGRTVAARTIVIASGARYRRPDIAGIDSFEGAGISYWASAIEARLCAGEEIALIGGGNSAGQAVVFLAPQVKKLCLIVRRKLEETMSSYLIDRIAALPNVEIHTTCEVVGLEADSERLLCGAILKDRQTARERRIPMRHMFLFIGADPNAAWVRNHVETDEHGFICTGRFSDAAGGRPAFPLETSLPNVFAIGDVRAGSTKRVAAAVGEGAAVVAQIHAALAAMM, from the coding sequence ATGCTTCCTGTCCTCACGCCTCTTCAGATGGAGACGGCGAAGCGTTTCTCCTTAGGCGAGCCAACACGGTTCGCGCCCGGCGAACAGGTTTTCTCGGTCGGTGACCACAACGTGCCCGCCTGGCTCGTCCTTGACGGCGCGATCGAGACGTTTCGCCATGACGGCCTGACACGGCGCGCGCAGTTCACAACGCATCGCACCGGGCAGATGTCCGGCGAGGTCAGCCAGCTTTCCGGCCGTCCGATATTGGTGGATGGCAAGGCCGGCGCCGATGGGTGCACTGCTGTTGCCTTCGATGGACCGCATCTGCGTGCGCTGGTCATCGGGTCGGCCGACATCGGCGAATTGATCATGCGCGCCTTCATCCTGCGCCGCGTGGCGCTGATAAGTGCCGGAGGCTCGGGGTCCGTGCTCGTCGGCACGCCCGGCCAACCGTCCCTGACAAGGCTCGAGGGATTTCTGTCGCGTGTGGCATTCCCCTATGTCACGCTCGACGCCACCTTAGACACGGAAGGGCGCGCATTGGTCGAACGCTTGGGCATCCTTGCCTCGGAGCTACCGCTCATGGTCTGCCCCAATGGAACCGTCCTCAAAAACCCGACGGATGGCGACGCTGCCCTGTGTCTCGGCATCACGCCCGATCTCAAGGAAGATATGGTCTATGACGTGGCGATTGTCGGCGCCGGCCCCGCGGGTCTTGCTGCGTCCGTCTACGCCGCATCGGAAGGCCTGAGCGTCATCGTCCTTGACGAACGGGCTGCGGGTGGCCAGGCGGGCGCGTCGGCAAGGATCGAGAACTATCTGGGGTTCCCGACCGGTATCTCAGGCTTCGCCCTCGCCGGGCGCGCCTTCAATCAGGCCCTCAAATTCGGCGTCGAGATTGCCTTTCCGCTGCAAGTGGCCGACTTGATTCCGAAATCGGGTCCGGGCGCGCTCCATGCCCTGACATTGACGGACGGCCGTACCGTTGCTGCCCGAACCATCGTCATTGCATCCGGTGCGCGCTATCGTCGTCCGGACATCGCCGGCATCGACAGCTTTGAGGGCGCCGGCATCTCTTACTGGGCGTCCGCCATCGAAGCGCGGCTATGCGCCGGCGAGGAAATCGCGCTCATTGGCGGAGGGAACTCCGCAGGCCAGGCGGTTGTCTTCCTTGCGCCACAGGTCAAGAAGCTGTGCCTGATCGTCAGGCGGAAGCTCGAAGAGACCATGTCAAGCTATCTCATAGACCGGATCGCCGCCCTGCCGAACGTCGAGATCCATACGACGTGCGAGGTGGTTGGGCTCGAAGCCGATAGCGAGCGTCTCCTATGCGGGGCAATCCTGAAAGACAGGCAGACCGCTCGTGAGCGTCGAATACCCATGCGGCACATGTTCCTCTTCATCGGAGCGGATCCGAACGCGGCGTGGGTCCGCAACCACGTCGAGACAGATGAACACGGCTTCATCTGCACCGGCAGGTTTTCTGATGCCGCCGGCGGGCGGCCGGCATTCCCGCTGGAGACGAGCCTGCCCAACGTCTTTGCAATAGGAGACGTGAGAGCCGGATCCACCAAACGGGTTGCCGCCGCCGTGGGAGAAGGCGCGGCTGTCGTTGCCCAGATACACGCCGCCCTGGCCGCGATGATGTAA
- a CDS encoding DUF6429 family protein — protein MDIDEDKIDDAVLALLWLTLHEGRAWKGFDWGTMDRLFKKGMIGDPVNKAKSVILTDEGVERSKELFQTLFTPPPR, from the coding sequence ATGGATATAGACGAAGATAAAATTGACGACGCGGTCTTGGCGCTGCTGTGGCTGACGCTCCATGAGGGTCGTGCCTGGAAGGGTTTTGACTGGGGCACGATGGATCGGCTGTTCAAGAAAGGGATGATCGGGGACCCGGTCAACAAGGCGAAGTCAGTGATCTTGACGGATGAGGGCGTGGAGCGCTCAAAGGAGCTGTTTCAAACGCTGTTTACGCCGCCTCCGCGATAG
- a CDS encoding nuclear transport factor 2 family protein, whose protein sequence is MKRFLIAAAIMGLAHTASAQEAVVGAVHPDALFTSSDPKLNTNKQAAYNIVKVLLEANHWELADKYLTARYLQHNPNAVSGRQGVIDYFTKVLNKQPSAIPDQMQTKIVSVVAEGDIVTVSYPREVKDAKDPSKSYTTTWFDSWRFVDGKADEHWDPATKPN, encoded by the coding sequence ATGAAGCGCTTTCTCATTGCCGCTGCCATCATGGGCCTGGCACACACAGCATCAGCACAGGAGGCCGTCGTTGGTGCCGTTCATCCGGACGCGCTGTTTACAAGCAGCGACCCGAAATTGAACACCAACAAACAGGCTGCCTACAACATTGTGAAGGTGCTGCTCGAGGCCAATCATTGGGAGTTGGCGGACAAATACCTGACCGCGCGCTACCTCCAGCACAATCCGAACGCCGTCTCCGGCCGCCAGGGCGTCATCGACTACTTCACCAAAGTCCTCAACAAGCAGCCGTCTGCCATTCCCGACCAGATGCAAACGAAGATCGTCTCGGTCGTCGCCGAAGGCGATATCGTCACCGTCAGCTATCCCAGGGAGGTGAAGGATGCAAAGGACCCTTCGAAGTCTTACACCACGACCTGGTTCGACAGCTGGCGGTTCGTGGACGGCAAGGCCGATGAGCATTGGGATCCGGCAACGAAACCCAACTGA
- a CDS encoding toxin-antitoxin system TumE family protein, with protein MTTTKSIAINNDLNAVLEKARTVVNDKAFFEVVLWRLPAPVLGSIDPFKYRLALVVEGECVLRYDNERGKGDHRHIGGLEEKIEFTDLETLFDAFQADMERILA; from the coding sequence TTGACAACAACAAAAAGCATTGCAATCAATAACGACCTGAATGCCGTGCTTGAGAAAGCAAGGACCGTCGTCAATGACAAGGCCTTTTTCGAGGTCGTTCTCTGGCGATTGCCAGCGCCGGTCCTCGGAAGCATCGACCCGTTCAAATACCGGCTGGCGCTTGTCGTGGAGGGAGAGTGCGTCCTTCGATACGACAATGAGCGTGGGAAAGGCGATCATCGCCACATCGGCGGACTTGAGGAAAAGATAGAGTTCACAGATCTGGAAACGCTGTTCGATGCCTTTCAGGCGGACATGGAAAGGATACTGGCATGA
- a CDS encoding helix-turn-helix domain-containing protein translates to MRTLIVRLGTMSDAKARFVNAGRKALEGSAEPVTPSINFASYDDMHRVLAPSRLAIAKALAGQGPLAIREVARRVGRDVQAVHKDVTTLVSAGVIDRAGAGVEFPYDRIHFEFDVQAAA, encoded by the coding sequence ATGAGGACTTTGATTGTCAGGCTCGGCACGATGTCCGATGCCAAGGCCCGATTTGTCAACGCGGGACGCAAGGCGCTGGAGGGCTCGGCTGAACCTGTCACGCCCTCGATCAATTTTGCCAGTTACGATGACATGCACCGGGTTCTTGCCCCGTCGCGGCTGGCGATCGCAAAAGCGCTGGCAGGACAAGGACCGCTGGCGATCCGGGAGGTCGCCCGCCGTGTCGGCCGCGATGTGCAAGCCGTCCACAAGGATGTGACGACACTCGTGAGCGCCGGCGTCATCGATCGCGCGGGGGCCGGCGTAGAATTTCCCTATGACCGGATTCATTTCGAGTTCGACGTGCAGGCGGCTGCCTGA
- a CDS encoding zeta toxin family protein, with the protein MIAAKADFVFETTLSSEHSIKVIERAKEAGFLVNMIFVCLDTATRNVERVRFRVADGGHDIPEEVIIGRYEAAFENLPPSPSCGR; encoded by the coding sequence TTGATTGCCGCGAAGGCAGATTTCGTTTTCGAAACCACTCTCAGCAGCGAGCATTCGATCAAGGTCATCGAGCGAGCGAAAGAAGCTGGCTTCCTGGTCAACATGATCTTCGTGTGCCTGGATACCGCGACGCGGAACGTCGAGCGCGTGCGGTTTCGCGTAGCCGACGGCGGTCACGACATTCCAGAGGAGGTAATCATCGGACGCTACGAAGCGGCGTTTGAAAACCTACCCCCGAGCCCTTCATGTGGTCGATGA
- a CDS encoding SDR family NAD(P)-dependent oxidoreductase translates to MLDIRGTTSIVTGGTSGIGYATARELIGRGANLVINSRTASARFAELVAEGEKVGIRVLHVTGDMRDPEASNAICSKAMSEFGRIDSVVHCAGGPAPGAAVDMPTENWTDAFDVHVHSAFHLFRAAHPCLAARGGAVVLLSSAAALRGCPGNTAYQVVKAALIQMTRALARDHAAEAIRVNCVAPGIIRTPFQDGMTDVAKANNIANRIPLQREGRAEDVADVIVQLIGNEFMTGETVVIDGGMSMRMV, encoded by the coding sequence ATGCTGGACATCAGAGGAACAACGTCGATCGTCACCGGGGGCACCTCGGGGATCGGCTATGCGACGGCCAGGGAACTGATTGGCAGGGGCGCGAACCTGGTCATCAACTCGCGAACTGCCAGCGCGCGATTTGCGGAGCTGGTTGCCGAGGGTGAGAAAGTTGGCATCCGCGTCCTTCACGTTACGGGGGACATGCGGGATCCGGAAGCATCCAACGCAATTTGTTCGAAGGCCATGTCCGAATTCGGCCGGATCGACAGCGTCGTCCATTGTGCCGGCGGCCCGGCCCCTGGCGCTGCCGTCGATATGCCTACTGAAAACTGGACCGACGCCTTCGACGTCCATGTCCACTCCGCCTTCCATCTGTTCCGGGCAGCGCACCCGTGCTTGGCCGCGCGGGGCGGCGCGGTGGTTCTGCTCTCGTCAGCGGCTGCTCTGCGTGGATGTCCGGGCAACACCGCCTATCAGGTCGTCAAGGCTGCCCTCATCCAGATGACCCGCGCCCTTGCCCGCGACCACGCCGCCGAGGCGATCCGGGTGAACTGCGTTGCGCCCGGAATAATCCGGACACCGTTTCAAGACGGCATGACCGACGTCGCCAAGGCGAACAACATTGCAAACCGGATCCCATTGCAGCGCGAAGGCAGGGCCGAGGATGTCGCCGACGTCATCGTCCAGCTTATCGGCAATGAGTTCATGACGGGGGAGACCGTCGTTATCGACGGTGGGATGTCGATGAGGATGGTTTGA
- a CDS encoding NADP-dependent oxidoreductase: protein MTTIQRVVLASRPKGAPTSENFRLESAELPDAAEGEVTLKVLYLSLDPYMRGRMSDAKSYAAPTPVDGTMEGESVCEVARSRHADFKPGDIVRSRTGWCTGAVMKADAIRHVDTKGAPISTAIGVLGMPGFTAYTGMKVIGRPKAGETVVVAAASGPVGSMVGQLAKLAGARAVGIVGGQQKLDYVRDELGFDAVVDHRSKDFKTDLEQACPKGIDVYFENVGGPVWEAVMPLLNLYARVPVCGLVANYNGVVGSEQDNVPAMMSAILRRSLTIRGFIQTEFVSEHYAAFEAEVGPLVNSGRIKYREDVVAGLESAPEALIGMLQGKNFGKLLVKVAERS from the coding sequence ATGACGACCATTCAACGCGTGGTCCTTGCGAGCAGGCCCAAGGGCGCTCCCACCTCCGAGAACTTCCGGCTGGAAAGTGCCGAGCTTCCCGATGCTGCCGAAGGCGAGGTCACGCTCAAGGTTCTCTACCTCTCACTGGATCCCTACATGCGCGGCCGCATGAGCGACGCGAAATCCTATGCAGCTCCCACACCCGTCGATGGCACCATGGAGGGCGAGTCGGTTTGTGAGGTCGCGCGCTCCCGGCATGCCGACTTCAAGCCTGGCGACATCGTGCGGTCCCGTACGGGATGGTGCACGGGTGCCGTCATGAAGGCCGACGCGATCCGCCATGTCGACACGAAAGGCGCCCCTATCAGCACCGCGATCGGCGTCCTTGGAATGCCAGGCTTTACCGCCTATACCGGCATGAAGGTTATCGGTCGGCCCAAAGCGGGGGAGACCGTCGTGGTCGCTGCCGCATCGGGACCCGTTGGCTCCATGGTCGGCCAGCTTGCCAAGCTGGCTGGCGCGCGGGCTGTCGGCATCGTCGGCGGTCAGCAGAAGCTAGACTACGTCCGCGACGAGCTGGGCTTTGACGCAGTCGTCGATCACCGCTCAAAGGATTTCAAGACGGACCTGGAGCAGGCCTGCCCGAAGGGTATCGACGTCTATTTCGAGAATGTCGGCGGACCTGTCTGGGAGGCGGTGATGCCGCTTCTAAATCTTTACGCCCGCGTTCCCGTCTGCGGTCTGGTCGCCAACTACAACGGAGTGGTGGGGTCCGAGCAAGACAACGTGCCGGCGATGATGTCGGCCATCCTGAGACGGAGCCTCACTATCCGTGGGTTCATCCAGACCGAGTTCGTCAGCGAACACTATGCGGCGTTCGAGGCCGAGGTCGGTCCGCTGGTCAACTCCGGTCGGATCAAGTATCGCGAGGACGTCGTCGCGGGACTGGAGAGTGCTCCCGAGGCGCTGATCGGGATGCTGCAGGGGAAAAATTTCGGCAAGCTTCTGGTGAAGGTGGCAGAGCGATCATAG
- a CDS encoding MucR family transcriptional regulator, with amino-acid sequence MNHPARPATPKGLVELVAQIVACYVRKHVVPMTDVSNLITIVCCALDSCSVVAMSAPLVDQLKPAISVRKSVRRDRITCLECGGDFKSMKRHLTMYHSISPDDYREKWKLPADYPMIAPLYSEARSKIARELGLGQKRRRATLKEP; translated from the coding sequence ATGAACCATCCTGCTCGCCCTGCGACGCCGAAGGGTTTGGTCGAACTTGTCGCCCAAATTGTTGCCTGCTACGTCCGCAAGCACGTTGTGCCTATGACAGATGTGTCAAATCTGATCACCATCGTCTGTTGTGCGCTCGACAGCTGCTCCGTCGTGGCAATGTCAGCGCCGCTGGTTGACCAACTGAAACCAGCGATTTCAGTGCGCAAGTCGGTCCGACGGGACCGCATCACCTGCCTGGAATGCGGCGGTGACTTCAAATCGATGAAGCGTCATCTGACCATGTACCATTCAATTTCGCCCGACGATTATCGAGAGAAATGGAAGTTGCCTGCAGACTATCCGATGATTGCCCCCCTCTATTCGGAAGCGCGCTCGAAAATCGCTCGGGAACTCGGCCTGGGTCAAAAAAGGCGACGCGCGACACTCAAAGAGCCTTAG
- a CDS encoding autotransporter domain-containing protein translates to MSRSGAENTGVAFATIGVSTSTDFTSARLGTKTRNSLGWRHAYGERATQSSFHLAAATILPIGTALDKDSLVLDAGIDFAAAQASPIAANRVATASARRSKPILPSGSSCAGEQPLAGSGWSTRDV, encoded by the coding sequence ATTAGCCGGAGCGGCGCCGAGAATACGGGGGTTGCTTTTGCCACGATAGGTGTAAGCACTTCGACGGACTTCACGTCGGCCCGTCTTGGCACCAAGACGCGCAATTCGCTTGGCTGGCGCCACGCCTATGGTGAGAGAGCGACGCAGTCGTCCTTCCACTTGGCGGCGGCGACGATTTTACCAATCGGCACGGCGCTCGACAAGGACAGCCTCGTCCTCGACGCAGGCATAGATTTCGCCGCCGCGCAGGCATCGCCTATAGCGGCCAATAGGGTAGCAACAGCCTCAGCTAGACGGTCAAAGCCAATATTGCCGTCAGGCTCCAGTTGCGCGGGGGAGCAGCCCCTTGCAGGATCAGGATGGAGTACCCGTGATGTTTGA
- the galU gene encoding UTP--glucose-1-phosphate uridylyltransferase GalU, with translation MGLQKKVRKAVFPVAGLGTRFLPATKAVPKEMLTVVDKPVIQYVVDEAMEAGIEHFVFVTGRSKHVIEDYFDIQFELEQTLRQRNKKAELTLLSKILPTAGTASFTRQQEPLGLGHAVWCAREIVGDEPFALLLPDMVMQSDVGCMKSMIELYEQSGGNVIGVEECAPDQTHKYGIVGVGESIGNGFRVTEMVEKPPQGSAPSNFFINGRYILQPEIFHILEHQERGSGNEIQLTDGMLKLAKQQDFAGYHFKGETYDCGAKDGFILANVAFALSRADIRPTVEDGFKALLAALK, from the coding sequence GTGGGGCTACAAAAGAAAGTACGTAAGGCCGTGTTTCCGGTCGCTGGTCTTGGAACGCGGTTTCTGCCGGCAACAAAGGCAGTACCCAAGGAAATGCTGACGGTCGTCGACAAGCCGGTCATCCAGTACGTCGTAGACGAGGCTATGGAAGCCGGCATCGAGCATTTTGTCTTCGTTACCGGACGCAGCAAGCATGTCATTGAAGACTATTTCGATATCCAGTTCGAGCTCGAGCAGACGCTACGCCAGCGCAACAAGAAGGCCGAGCTGACCTTGCTCAGCAAGATTCTGCCCACCGCCGGCACCGCCAGCTTTACCCGCCAGCAGGAGCCACTCGGCCTCGGCCACGCGGTCTGGTGCGCGCGTGAAATCGTCGGCGACGAGCCGTTTGCGCTGTTGCTGCCCGACATGGTCATGCAATCCGATGTCGGCTGCATGAAAAGCATGATCGAACTCTACGAGCAGAGCGGCGGCAACGTCATCGGCGTCGAGGAATGCGCGCCGGACCAGACCCACAAATATGGCATCGTCGGCGTCGGTGAAAGCATCGGTAACGGCTTCCGGGTGACCGAAATGGTCGAGAAGCCGCCGCAGGGTTCCGCCCCGTCGAACTTCTTCATCAACGGCCGGTACATTCTCCAGCCCGAGATATTCCACATCCTCGAGCATCAGGAGCGCGGCTCCGGCAACGAGATCCAGCTGACCGACGGCATGCTGAAGCTTGCCAAGCAGCAGGATTTCGCTGGCTACCACTTCAAGGGTGAAACCTACGACTGCGGCGCCAAGGATGGCTTCATCCTCGCCAACGTCGCTTTTGCCCTTTCGCGTGCCGATATCCGTCCGACCGTCGAAGACGGTTTCAAGGCGCTGCTCGCAGCCCTGAAATAA
- a CDS encoding UDP-glucose dehydrogenase family protein, with product MRITMIGSGYVGLVSGVCFADFGHDIICVDKDEKKIAALRAGEIPIFEPGLESLVAENVRSGRLSFSTEVAESVAASDVVFIAVGTPSRRGDGHADLSYVYAAAREIATHVKGFTVIVTKSTVPVGTGDEVERIMRDTNPDADIAVVSNPEFLREGAAIEDFKRPDRIVIGLDDDRARAVMTEVYRPLYLNQAPLLFTSRRTSELIKYAANAFLAMKITFINEMADLCEKVGANVQEVSRGIGLDGRIGAKFLHAGPGYGGSCFPKDTLALAKTAQDHDSPVRLIETTISINDNRKRAMGRKVIAAVGGDVRGKSVAVLGLTFKPNTDDMRDSPAISIIQTLQDAGAKVVGYDPEGMDNARGLIEGMTFAADAYTAAEGADALVIVTEWNQFRALDFARLKRVMAAPVLVDLRNIYRRDEITKHGFEYSSIGRPNHGEGET from the coding sequence ATGCGTATCACGATGATCGGGTCTGGTTATGTGGGTTTGGTGTCAGGCGTCTGCTTTGCAGATTTCGGCCATGACATCATCTGCGTCGACAAGGACGAAAAGAAGATTGCAGCGCTGCGGGCCGGCGAAATCCCGATCTTCGAGCCGGGGCTCGAAAGTCTCGTGGCCGAGAACGTCCGCTCGGGCCGACTGTCGTTTTCGACGGAAGTGGCGGAAAGCGTCGCAGCCAGCGATGTCGTCTTCATCGCCGTCGGCACCCCGTCGCGCCGTGGCGATGGTCATGCCGACCTGTCCTACGTCTATGCAGCTGCCCGCGAAATCGCCACGCACGTCAAGGGCTTCACCGTCATCGTCACCAAGTCGACTGTTCCTGTCGGCACCGGCGATGAAGTCGAGCGGATCATGCGCGACACCAACCCGGACGCAGACATCGCCGTCGTGTCCAACCCCGAATTCCTGCGCGAAGGCGCCGCCATCGAGGACTTCAAGCGGCCGGACCGCATCGTCATTGGCCTCGACGACGATCGTGCCCGGGCCGTGATGACCGAAGTATACCGGCCGCTCTACCTCAACCAGGCGCCGCTGCTGTTCACCTCGCGCCGCACGTCGGAACTGATCAAGTACGCCGCCAACGCTTTCCTCGCCATGAAGATCACCTTCATCAACGAGATGGCCGATCTCTGCGAAAAAGTCGGCGCCAATGTCCAGGAAGTCTCCCGTGGCATCGGGCTCGATGGCCGTATCGGCGCGAAGTTCCTGCACGCGGGCCCGGGCTATGGCGGCTCGTGCTTTCCGAAGGACACATTGGCACTGGCGAAGACTGCACAGGACCACGACAGCCCGGTGCGCCTGATTGAAACGACCATCTCGATCAACGATAACCGCAAGCGGGCCATGGGTCGCAAGGTGATCGCGGCTGTTGGCGGCGACGTTCGCGGCAAGAGCGTCGCGGTCCTCGGTCTGACCTTCAAGCCGAACACCGACGACATGCGCGACAGCCCTGCGATCTCGATCATCCAGACCTTGCAGGATGCCGGCGCCAAGGTGGTCGGTTACGATCCCGAGGGCATGGACAATGCACGCGGCCTGATCGAGGGCATGACGTTCGCAGCCGATGCCTACACTGCCGCCGAAGGGGCAGACGCTCTCGTCATCGTCACCGAATGGAACCAGTTCCGCGCACTCGATTTTGCCCGCCTGAAACGAGTCATGGCCGCACCTGTTCTCGTCGACCTCAGGAATATCTACCGCCGCGACGAAATCACAAAGCACGGCTTCGAATATTCGAGCATCGGACGGCCGAACCATGGCGAAGGCGAAACATGA
- a CDS encoding GGDEF domain-containing protein, translated as MVFSIERYIERSCATDRFESRKQVWLFAVRMTVAVTITADLLNLVAHFSLNALGLLPYDVVAAATVGLIISTVVASGITFPVVYVVGLAIHHLTISRATFERLSRTDMLSGLLNRRAFLDEVSLAPRSSSLVLFDIDKFKAINDQHGHAFGDQAIIAVSDQLAEFFGADHLVARIGGEEFAVLICKLTPSERLALAKRCVEMVAARGVMSGSRRVEVTVSGGVADHEDYDTFEMLFSACDQALYLAKSSGRNCVIHSEHQPALLA; from the coding sequence ATGGTATTTTCAATTGAACGATACATCGAGCGATCTTGCGCGACAGATCGCTTTGAAAGCCGCAAGCAGGTATGGCTATTTGCTGTTCGAATGACGGTAGCCGTCACTATCACTGCCGATTTATTGAACTTGGTCGCACATTTTTCTTTAAATGCGCTTGGCCTTCTTCCCTACGATGTAGTGGCAGCGGCTACGGTTGGGTTGATAATATCAACAGTTGTTGCCTCTGGCATCACGTTTCCTGTTGTCTATGTCGTCGGATTGGCAATCCATCATCTGACAATCTCAAGAGCGACTTTCGAGAGATTGAGTCGCACCGATATGTTATCCGGCTTGTTGAACCGAAGGGCTTTTCTCGACGAGGTTTCGCTGGCGCCGCGCAGCTCATCGCTAGTTCTTTTCGATATCGATAAATTCAAAGCTATCAACGACCAGCATGGCCATGCCTTCGGCGATCAAGCAATTATAGCCGTCTCAGATCAACTTGCGGAGTTTTTTGGCGCTGATCACCTGGTAGCGCGCATCGGCGGCGAGGAGTTCGCGGTACTTATCTGCAAGCTAACGCCATCTGAACGGTTGGCGCTGGCGAAACGGTGCGTCGAGATGGTCGCCGCGCGCGGTGTTATGTCGGGATCTAGACGCGTCGAGGTGACGGTTTCCGGGGGTGTCGCGGATCACGAGGACTATGACACGTTCGAGATGCTATTCAGCGCCTGCGACCAAGCGCTGTACCTGGCAAAATCATCGGGCCGAAATTGTGTCATCCATAGCGAGCATCAACCAGCATTGTTGGCATGA
- a CDS encoding CDP-diacylglycerol diphosphatase, which produces MNYRRLFLSASIVVVAVLTSSYASRSALGLVIDSCEFNLSMTGSPFPCLKIIQSPRQLSAYAILREPTHKERTILTPLDAISGIEDPRLVSADGPNYFDDAWKERSIVLDSYPQKNDWLDAALAINAATNRTQDHLHIHIGCVSARFKSALSGKRDEIDDLSFRKLKTDTAWRSFWVKFYAGENLTSINPFHIVADGVPGAREDMQDVAIGIVGASSSTGQRGFYILAQLLGHTGFPGSAEDLLDPKCSR; this is translated from the coding sequence ATGAACTATCGCCGCCTATTTTTATCAGCTAGTATCGTTGTGGTCGCAGTGCTTACCAGCTCTTACGCGAGCCGCTCGGCATTGGGCCTTGTGATCGACAGCTGTGAGTTCAATCTATCCATGACGGGTTCGCCATTCCCCTGTTTGAAGATCATCCAGTCTCCGCGTCAGTTGTCAGCCTATGCGATATTGCGAGAGCCGACGCATAAAGAGCGTACCATCCTTACCCCGCTTGACGCGATCAGTGGCATAGAGGACCCGCGCCTTGTGTCTGCGGATGGGCCGAATTATTTCGATGATGCCTGGAAGGAACGATCAATCGTTCTGGATAGCTACCCGCAGAAAAACGATTGGCTGGATGCAGCCCTTGCCATAAACGCCGCAACGAACCGCACCCAGGACCACCTCCATATCCACATAGGATGCGTCTCTGCGCGCTTTAAGTCCGCCTTGAGCGGCAAGCGAGACGAAATCGACGACCTTTCCTTCCGGAAATTAAAAACCGATACCGCGTGGCGTTCATTCTGGGTGAAGTTCTACGCAGGTGAAAACCTGACGAGCATCAATCCGTTTCACATCGTTGCGGATGGCGTACCAGGCGCGCGAGAAGATATGCAGGATGTTGCTATCGGCATAGTAGGGGCCTCGTCGAGTACTGGTCAACGGGGGTTTTACATTCTGGCTCAGCTCCTCGGGCATACGGGGTTTCCCGGTTCGGCAGAGGACTTGCTGGATCCGAAGTGCAGCCGGTAA
- a CDS encoding helix-turn-helix domain-containing protein — protein MTVNSKKPDPVDIEVGRRIRLQRRIKGMSQSVLADGLTITFQQVQKYEKGSNRVSASRMSSIARLLEVPVTYFFDGQGLQRDLLDGDTLSPLYDVAQFVSTPEGSNLNRAFARIQSPEIRKRIVGLVKALAATSGTPHSAS, from the coding sequence TTGACTGTGAATTCGAAGAAACCAGATCCGGTCGATATTGAGGTCGGAAGACGCATTAGGCTGCAACGCAGGATCAAGGGTATGAGTCAGTCTGTTCTGGCTGATGGGTTGACCATTACGTTTCAACAAGTGCAGAAATATGAGAAGGGATCTAACCGCGTCAGCGCCAGTCGAATGAGTAGTATCGCTCGGCTCCTAGAAGTTCCGGTGACATACTTTTTCGATGGACAGGGGCTGCAGCGCGATCTTCTCGATGGCGATACACTTTCACCGCTTTACGACGTGGCGCAGTTCGTCTCCACACCTGAAGGCAGCAATCTGAACCGGGCCTTTGCGCGCATTCAGTCGCCCGAGATCAGAAAGCGTATCGTTGGTCTTGTCAAAGCGCTGGCGGCGACCTCCGGCACCCCGCATTCCGCATCGTGA